A stretch of Ferribacterium limneticum DNA encodes these proteins:
- a CDS encoding KTSC domain-containing protein, producing the protein MKISTNHVISSNINRIGYNGTTLYIGFNSGQPYSYVSVPYQLFLEMLKAESVGSFFHNRIRKVFSYTKLDSDPFDEPARAPAVSE; encoded by the coding sequence ATGAAGATCAGCACGAACCACGTGATCAGTTCCAACATCAACCGCATTGGCTACAACGGCACCACCTTGTACATCGGCTTCAATTCCGGCCAGCCGTACTCATATGTGAGTGTGCCATACCAACTTTTCCTCGAGATGCTGAAGGCCGAGAGTGTCGGCAGCTTCTTCCACAACCGAATTCGCAAGGTCTTCAGCTACACAAAGCTAGATTCTGATCCATTCGACGAGCCTGCACGGGCACCAGCCGTAAGCGAGTAA
- a CDS encoding SNF2-related protein translates to MSPYELVRQYYDFPFELYEFQQDVMNELAPKPAAGYYMDPGTGKTATSTHAALFKGLTTDVEHVIVVMPPILLNTWSRWLNKVKFKDTGEPIDYLRYRGTPKQRKAMDLRHDFVLMSLAIFKKDYKRICATFNHTRVVLIVDEATSVKGISSDNHEKVYEFTRDQDILLLTGTPLNSPKDVYGYCKFTAPKVYRNLHHFENVHVADRDFHDNITEWRHLDLLKENFELNSKRILKEDVLTNLPAPIFSPIYYDLDPKHLALYRKLAEEQLLQFKDGSKLDATSVQALYHNLQQIILNWDHFAQDESCVSAGYEVLEETMEELGDKGKLVVLANYRLTNRRLVERLKKYGGVAVYGDVPAKQQERAVDTFLGSDKCRVIQIQPTSGGYGIDGLQEVCNNVLALEIPVTPKDFTQAVARVYRDGQRLATVVRIAVAEKTLQVRKLEQLLDKDELVNKVQTNYQDLREALGL, encoded by the coding sequence ATGTCACCCTATGAACTGGTGCGCCAGTACTACGACTTCCCGTTTGAGCTTTACGAGTTTCAGCAGGATGTCATGAATGAACTGGCCCCGAAGCCGGCTGCCGGCTACTACATGGACCCGGGCACGGGCAAGACCGCCACCTCAACTCATGCCGCCCTGTTCAAGGGCCTGACGACCGACGTCGAGCATGTCATCGTGGTCATGCCGCCAATCCTTCTGAACACGTGGAGCCGCTGGCTCAACAAGGTGAAATTCAAGGACACAGGCGAGCCCATTGACTACCTGCGCTACCGAGGGACACCGAAGCAGCGCAAAGCGATGGACCTGCGACATGACTTCGTGTTGATGTCCCTTGCCATCTTCAAGAAGGACTACAAGCGCATCTGTGCCACCTTCAACCATACGAGAGTGGTACTGATCGTGGATGAAGCCACCTCAGTCAAGGGGATCAGCAGCGACAACCACGAGAAGGTGTATGAATTCACACGAGACCAGGACATCCTGCTCCTCACCGGCACGCCGCTGAACTCGCCGAAGGACGTCTATGGCTACTGCAAATTCACAGCCCCGAAGGTCTATCGAAACCTGCACCACTTCGAGAATGTGCATGTGGCCGATCGAGATTTCCACGACAACATTACGGAGTGGCGACACCTCGATCTCCTGAAGGAAAACTTCGAACTCAACTCGAAGCGCATCCTGAAGGAGGATGTGCTGACGAACCTGCCAGCCCCGATCTTCTCGCCGATCTACTATGACTTGGACCCGAAACACCTTGCCCTTTACCGCAAGCTCGCGGAGGAGCAACTCCTTCAGTTCAAGGATGGGTCAAAGCTCGACGCCACGTCCGTTCAGGCCCTCTACCACAACCTGCAGCAGATCATCCTGAATTGGGATCACTTTGCCCAGGATGAATCCTGCGTCTCTGCAGGTTACGAGGTGCTGGAAGAGACGATGGAAGAACTGGGCGACAAGGGCAAGCTGGTGGTGCTGGCCAACTACCGGCTCACGAACCGGCGCCTGGTCGAGCGCCTGAAGAAGTATGGTGGCGTGGCCGTCTATGGCGACGTGCCGGCCAAGCAGCAGGAGAGGGCGGTCGATACCTTCCTTGGCAGTGACAAATGCCGCGTCATCCAGATTCAACCGACGTCAGGGGGCTATGGTATTGATGGCCTGCAGGAGGTTTGCAACAACGTCCTTGCCCTCGAAATTCCGGTGACCCCCAAGGACTTCACGCAGGCCGTGGCCCGGGTCTATCGTGATGGTCAGCGCCTCGCCACCGTGGTGCGTATAGCTGTGGCCGAGAAGACCCTGCAGGTGCGCAAGCTTGAGCAGCTGCTGGACAAGGATGAACTGGTGAACAAGGTTCAAACAAACTATCAGGACCTGCGCGAGGCGCTGGGTCTGTGA
- a CDS encoding DUF6874 family protein, which yields MIKFEVSYKDAGLINKLVERALALECFAGQDRLELEMDIVACHANGCQLALQRLLEADDFNFGHDISGIQKYIDRSTGKLTNFFLPRYSL from the coding sequence ATGATTAAGTTTGAGGTCTCGTATAAGGACGCAGGACTGATCAATAAGCTTGTAGAGCGAGCGTTGGCCCTGGAGTGCTTCGCAGGTCAGGACCGCCTTGAACTGGAGATGGACATCGTAGCTTGCCACGCCAATGGCTGCCAGCTTGCCCTCCAACGCTTGCTCGAAGCCGATGATTTCAACTTCGGTCACGATATCAGTGGCATCCAGAAGTACATCGACCGGAGCACGGGCAAGCTGACAAACTTCTTCCTGCCCCGCTACTCACTGTGA
- a CDS encoding DUF6876 family protein, whose protein sequence is MKSAAEIQAGLPNFYGTELWHRYSPVLFPNVLLTDGAKYIAEECGAYWLMDAIASYRGQVTDGFAVVKLVKKGNAAVLTLANDDPADVLFARQEISYTDFPLDEIKLYLVFDGQDWTLMLTGEY, encoded by the coding sequence ATGAAATCTGCTGCTGAAATCCAAGCTGGACTACCTAACTTCTACGGTACCGAACTGTGGCACCGCTACTCACCGGTGCTGTTCCCGAACGTGCTCCTGACGGACGGCGCCAAATACATTGCTGAAGAGTGCGGCGCCTACTGGCTGATGGATGCCATCGCCTCGTACCGTGGCCAGGTGACGGACGGCTTTGCTGTCGTCAAGCTGGTGAAGAAGGGCAACGCCGCCGTGCTGACGCTGGCCAACGACGACCCGGCTGATGTGCTGTTTGCCCGGCAGGAGATCAGCTACACCGACTTCCCTCTGGATGAAATCAAGCTCTATCTCGTTTTCGATGGGCAGGACTGGACACTCATGCTGACGGGAGAATATTGA